From one Leishmania major strain Friedlin complete genome, chromosome 33 genomic stretch:
- a CDS encoding beta tubulin, whose product MREIVSCQAGQCGNQIGSKFWEVIADEHGVDPTGSYQGDSDLQLERINVYFDESAGGRYVPRAVLMDLEPGTMDSVRAGPYGQLFRPDNFIFGQSGAGNNWAKGHYTEGAELIDSVLDVCRKEAESCDCLQGFQLSHSLGGGTGSGMGTLLISKLREEYPDRIMMTFSVIPSPRVSDTVVEPYNTTLSVHQLVENSDESMCIDNEALYDICFRTLKLTTPTFGDLNHLVAAVMSGVTCCLRFPGQLNSDLRKLAVNLVPFPRLHFFMMGFAPLTSRGSQQYRGLSVAELTQQMFDAKNMMQAADPRHGRYLTASALFRGRMSTKEVDEQMLNVQNKNSSYFIEWIPNNIKSSICDIPPKGLKMSVTFIGNNTCIQEMFRRVGEQFTGMFRRKAFLHWYTGEGMDEMEFTEAESNMNDLVSEYQQYQDATVEEEGEYDEEEEAY is encoded by the coding sequence ATGCGTGAGATCGTTTCCTGCCAGGCCGGCCAGTGCGGCAACCAGATCGGCTCTAAGTTTTGGGAGGTGATTGCCGACGAACATGGTGTCGATCCGACTGGCTCCTACCAGGGTGACTCGGatctgcagctggagcgcatcaACGTGTACTTCGATGAGTCGGCGGGAGGCCGctacgtgccgcgcgccgtgctgatgGACCTCGAGCCCGGCACTATGGACTCCGTTCGCGCCGGCCCGTACGGCCAGCTGTTCCGCCCGGACAACTTCATCTTTGGTCAGTCCGGCGCTGGCAACAACTGGGCCAAGGGCCACTACACTGAGGGTGCGGAGCTGATCGACTCCGTGCTTGATGTGTGccgcaaggaggcggagagctgcgACTGCCTGCAGGGCTTCCAGCTGTCTCActccctcggcggcggcacgggctcCGGCATGGGCACGCTGCTCATTtccaagctgcgcgaggagtacCCGGACCGGATCATGATGACCTTCTCCGTCATCCCGTCCCCCCGCGTGTCGGATACCGTTGTGGAGCCGTACAACACGACCCTCTCTGTGCACCAGCTCGTGGAGAACTCCGACGAGTCCATGTGCAtcgacaacgaggcgctgtaCGATATTTGCTTCCGCACGCTGAagctgacgacgccgacgttcGGTGACCTGaaccacctcgtcgccgctgtgatGTCTGGCGTGacctgctgcctgcgcttccCTGGCCAGCTGAACTCTGACCTGCGCAAGCTTGCCGTGAACCTCGTGCCGTTCCCGCGCCTGCACTTCTTCATGATgggcttcgcgccgctgacgagccgcggctcgcagcagtaccgcggcctgtccgtcgcggagctgacgcagcagaTGTTCGACGCCAAGAACATGATGCAGGCCGCCGAcccgcgccacggccgctaCCTCACCGCGTCCGCGCTGTTCCGCGGCCGCATGTCGACcaaggaggtggacgagcagATGCTGAACGTGCAGAACAAGAACTCCAGCTACTTCATCGAGTGGATCCCGAACAACATCAAGTCGTCCATCTGCGATATCCCGCCCAAGGGTCTCAAGATGTCTGTCACCTTCATCGGCAACAACACCTGCATCCAGGAGATgttccgccgcgtcggtgagcagTTCACGGGTATGTTCCGCCGCAAGGCCTTCCTCCACTGGTACACCGGTGAGGGCATGGACGAGATGGAGTTCACGGAGGCCGAGTCCAACATGAACGACCTCGTCTCTGAGTACCAGCAGTACCaggacgccaccgtcgaggaggagggcgagtacgacgaggaggaggaagcctACTAG
- a CDS encoding beta tubulin: MREIVSCQAGQCGNQIGSKFWEVIADEHGVDPTGSYQGDSDLQLERINVYFDESAGGRYVPRAVLMDLEPGTMDSVRAGPYGQLFRPDNFIFGQSGAGNNWAKGHYTEGAELIDSVLDVCRKEAESCDCLQGFQLSHSLGGGTGSGMGTLLISKLREEYPDRIMMTFSVIPSPRVSDTVVEPYNTTLSVHQLVENSDESMCIDNEALYDICFRTLKLTTPTFGDLNHLVAAVMSGVTCCLRFPGQLNSDLRKLAVNLVPFPRLHFFMMGFAPLTSRGSQQYRGLSVAELTQQMFDAKNMMQAADPRHGRYLTASALFRGRMSTKEVDEQMLNVQNKNSSYFIEWIPNNIKSSICDIPPKGLKMSVTFIGNNTCIQEMFRRVGEQFTGMFRRKAFLHWYTGEGMDEMEFTEAESNMNDLVSEYQQYQDATVEEEGEYDEEEEAY, encoded by the coding sequence ATGCGTGAGATCGTTTCCTGCCAGGCCGGCCAGTGCGGCAACCAGATCGGCTCTAAGTTTTGGGAGGTGATTGCCGACGAACATGGTGTCGATCCGACTGGCTCCTACCAGGGTGACTCGGatctgcagctggagcgcatcaACGTGTACTTCGATGAGTCGGCGGGAGGCCGctacgtgccgcgcgccgtgctgatgGACCTCGAGCCCGGCACTATGGACTCCGTTCGCGCCGGCCCGTACGGCCAGCTGTTCCGCCCGGACAACTTCATCTTTGGTCAGTCCGGCGCTGGCAACAACTGGGCCAAGGGCCACTACACTGAGGGTGCGGAGCTGATCGACTCCGTGCTTGATGTGTGccgcaaggaggcggagagctgcgACTGCCTGCAGGGCTTCCAGCTGTCTCActccctcggcggcggcacgggctcCGGCATGGGCACGCTGCTCATTtccaagctgcgcgaggagtacCCGGACCGGATCATGATGACCTTCTCCGTCATCCCGTCCCCCCGCGTGTCGGATACCGTTGTGGAGCCGTACAACACGACCCTCTCTGTGCACCAGCTCGTGGAGAACTCCGACGAGTCCATGTGCAtcgacaacgaggcgctgtaCGATATTTGCTTCCGCACGCTGAagctgacgacgccgacgttcGGTGACCTGaaccacctcgtcgccgctgtgatGTCTGGCGTGacctgctgcctgcgcttccCTGGCCAGCTGAACTCTGACCTGCGCAAGCTTGCCGTGAACCTCGTGCCGTTCCCGCGCCTGCACTTCTTCATGATgggcttcgcgccgctgacgagccgcggctcgcagcagtaccgcggcctgtccgtcgcggagctgacgcagcagaTGTTCGACGCCAAGAACATGATGCAGGCCGCCGAcccgcgccacggccgctaCCTCACCGCGTCCGCGCTGTTCCGCGGCCGCATGTCGACcaaggaggtggacgagcagATGCTGAACGTGCAGAACAAGAACTCCAGCTACTTCATCGAGTGGATCCCGAACAACATCAAGTCGTCCATCTGCGATATCCCGCCCAAGGGTCTCAAGATGTCTGTCACCTTCATCGGCAACAACACCTGCATCCAGGAGATgttccgccgcgtcggtgagcagTTCACGGGTATGTTCCGCCGCAAGGCCTTCCTCCACTGGTACACCGGTGAGGGCATGGACGAGATGGAGTTCACGGAGGCCGAGTCCAACATGAACGACCTCGTCTCTGAGTACCAGCAGTACCaggacgccaccgtcgaggaggagggcgagtacgacgaggaggaggaggcctaCTAG